In Camelus ferus isolate YT-003-E chromosome 33, BCGSAC_Cfer_1.0, whole genome shotgun sequence, the genomic stretch CTCTCTACTGGACTCAGTGGATGCCCCCTTGATCACTAGGTAGGAAATGCTTTTGTCATGAGgtttgggagagaggagagaatccACAGTGAGTATCTGGGACTTGGGGAAAGACATAGCCCAGGCCTCCCCCTTCACAGCCACACCTCCCCAAGAAAGGCTCATTCTTGACCCCATTAGCTGTGCCCCCAGTTCTCTCCCCCATGCTGACCAcatcccaccaccatcaccaccaaagTCAGGACCCAGCTTCTCTCCCAGGAGCCTCTCCCATGTACTCCAGGCCTGGATCTGGTACTTACTAGTATTTGGTTCCTGGCACGAGGTTTGTCACCTGGTATGCACTTAGCCTGGTGACAGTGAAACCAGCCCCACTGTCCACCACGCTCACCAGCTCCCTGCGTCCGCGGCATGGAGGCACCACAAAGCTAGATTTCACCACTGGGAAGAAAATTGGGGGTGAAAGGCAGGGTCGAGTTTCTGGACGCCCCAAGGCGTCGACCCCCCTCTCAGGCCATCCACACTCTAAAGACTGTGTGGATGGCCTGAGTGTGGATGGCCTGAGAGGGGGGTCGATAGGAAGGCATGAGCTGGAGAAGAGATGCCGGGATGCTTGGGGAGGGGTCTCTGGGGACTTGGGGATGCCTGGGAGTGGGTAGCAGACCTTTGCTGTCATTTGCTCTCCGGACCATCAGTGTGGCGTTGCCTCCTGTGAGGTGACAGGGGGGCAAGGCAACTAGCAGGCTCTCTGTCAGCTCCGGGGACAGCAGACCAGAGAGGCTTGAGATGTTGAAGTTGCCTGGAGGGCCAGGAGGGAGTTCAGGGGAGGATTATTCCTCGTCCCCCCGTTGAATCTGCCCCAAGCCCTGGGGGGCCCTTTCTAAGGATGAAAAGTCCCTTCTACTCTGCAGTCGGTTTGCAGAATACAGGTCTTTGCCTATCTGACCACCAGGTGGCAGGCTTGGGCTGCAGAAGCTGGATTCTCCACCAAGCCGCCAGACCCTGGATGCCAGGAGCGGCAGCGCCCAGTGCCATCCCTATCCAAAGCCTTGGACCCTTCGCcacacctccctgcctcctgggtcTGGAAGGGGACCTGGATGTGCCCTGGGCCCAGGGACTGATGCCTGCTCACTGCCATCatcagtcccccacccccaactggcTAGACCCGCTCCTCTTTGAGAACCTT encodes the following:
- the UPK2 gene encoding uroplakin-2 codes for the protein MASPLPVRTLSLILILLAVLAPGAAGNFNISSLSGLLSPELTESLLVALPPCHLTGGNATLMVRRANDSKVVKSSFVVPPCRGRRELVSVVDSGAGFTVTRLSAYQVTNLVPGTKYYISYLVIKGASTESSREIPMSTLPRRKAESIGLGMARTGGMVVITVLLSVAMFLLVLGFIIALALGARK